ACCATACTGAAGAATGGAACGCGCCAATCCCTGTCGTCGATAGTCTGGATGAACATGAATCTCACTAATAACCCCACTTTGAGAAAAGGTAAGATGGTCTTGCCTTATTTCCACATACAAAAACCCTAAAATCTCTTCATTCTCCCTGTGAGTAAACACCCAAACTCGGCAATTATCATCGCTTACACTACTGCGCAATTCTTGTGCCCACTTTGCCCGTTCATCATGTTCTACTATACGTCGCTCACCGTCGTTGACATCATACTCCTCATCCAATATCTGCGCCCAAAGACGATAATGCTCTAGTAAAAGATCGATATGAAGTTGAACAACTTCTTCCTCATCTAGTGCTGGGTCATATAAACGAACATTCCATATCTGCTCTTTTAACAAACGTAAGCCTCCTCTCGTGTCCCGTTACTGACGTTTGGTGTTTCCCAAAATTCTCTTTTTCATTGACGCATTTTCGCTTCCCCCTATTCCTCCTCCTCATTATTCGCTAAGATAGAGAGAGAAGAAAAAGAGGAGGTTTTGATCGTGAAGCGCTATATGTCATTATTCTTATCTACTGTTGTCATCTTATTTGTTCTTAGCGCATGTAGCAGCAATGACAAACAACAAGAATCAGCCCCTACAGGTAATCCTCCTACAGATCAAACAGCCAC
This sequence is a window from Mechercharimyces sp. CAU 1602. Protein-coding genes within it:
- a CDS encoding GNAT family N-acetyltransferase, with protein sequence MLKEQIWNVRLYDPALDEEEVVQLHIDLLLEHYRLWAQILDEEYDVNDGERRIVEHDERAKWAQELRSSVSDDNCRVWVFTHRENEEILGFLYVEIRQDHLTFSQSGVISEIHVHPDYRRQGLARSILQYGEAWFDEQGISHRQVFVTSNNLAAVKLYRTCGYEVADYRMVKKEKPKK